The sequence tggtacatgtgtttaattTTGGAATGCTAGTCTCTAGAAGGTCTATGGCAAAGGTAGGGTTCAAATGGGTGCTTTTAGTTGGATTATAAATGGGTTGTGTATATAATTACGCATTTACCTGGTTATTACATCCAACCCAACTAGGCAGTATTCATTCCAataccaaatcaccaattacCCCACCTTCTCACCAATTTTTGCATCAATGTTTGATGATGACAATCTGAGCATCTTTGTCGTCTTCGTTGGTACTCAGTAGGATAATCTTAGAAACAAAGAGAATCTCGACTTTCATCAGTTATAAATGCCATTAAAAAGAATGTCCATGAATTTGATTGAGCTGGCTTAGgaaaaaaagattcaaagaaCGATGAATCTATGGAGAGAAAATTGGCAGGATGGAATTGTAATTCTTCTATTATATTGATGAGGAAGGAGAAGAATGGAAAAACCAGTAGAGATTTTTTTGTATGTTAGTTATTGTTTGGATTAAACTGGTTACTtcttgtatttagggttttccCATTTGTAGACAAGATAAATTAATGTAACTAATTGCAAGCTTCAACTTTCTggattttttataatatattttcacCCTCTCCGTTGAAGTTTCTTTCTTATGTTGGTTTGCTGACTGGTTGGTTACCTTGAAGTCTCGTCTTATTTTCTTGTGCTTTCTAATTTAGGGTCTCACATAAAGCTGATGAGCTTtagctcaactggcacctcCCCTTGCAAGTGCTAGGTGGAGGGTTAAAGATCGGTTGAATGCGTGAGTGACTTGcctatctccaaaaaaaaaaagggggtctCACATAAAATCTTCTATGAAATTTTGCAGCATTCATGGGCAGTGTGCAATTATAATGTTTGATGTTACAGCCCGGTTGACATACAAGAATGTTCCTACGTGGCACCGTGATCTGTGCCggtaagtaaaaaatattttgttaaaatctaCTACTGTTTATTTGTGCGTGTGATTTATATTTGCATTTTCTACAGTATATTGATGACTTGTCTTTTGCATTCATAGGGTATGTGAGAATATTCCCATTGTTCTTTGTGGAAACAAGGTAGATGTGAAGAACAGGCAGGTTAAGGCAAAGCAGGTTACATTCCACAGGAAGAAGAATCTGCAGTACTATGAGATATCCGCAAAGAGCAACTACAATTTTGAGAAACCTTTCCTGTATCTTGCCAGGAAGCTTGCTGGGTAAACACAATAGTatgattttgtcattttattttagtatgCGAATATTGTGAATGAAACTTGATGTTGACTACTGCTTTTATAACTTAGGGACCCTGCTCTCCACTTTGTGGAGTCTCCTGCTCTTGCTCCTCCTGAAGTACAAATTGACTTGGCTGCACAGCAACAGTAAGAATTATCTGCCTTGCCATCTATTGATTCTGCGTAGAATATTTTGTACCTTATTGGGACTGGTTATTCTGTCTACAAGTAATGTTGAATAGATACCCTTAATAGTAAAGCAATTAGGCCACTAGAATGTCCGCCAGTTGCATATACTAGTTGTCATGcataaagttttcaaattttattattgttattttgatTCTCAAACAGTACCAGAAATGCTTTTTGACCACCACTTGTTAAAAAGCAAGAGCATCAGCGTTTTATGTAACAAATTAGTTCTGCTTCTTAAAAATATTACCTGAAATGTCAATTGTACTCAAATGTAGCTGTTTTTAATTGTTGACGGGTTTATGTTAAACTCATTTAGTTGCTTCTGTTTGTCTTAAGATCGTTTCACCTTAAATCTTCTGTCCTTGATGTTGTTTTGTATTTGCTTTACTACAGGCACGAAGCTGAGCTTCAGCAAGCAGCCAGTCAGCCTCTTcccgatgatgatgatgatacaTTCGAGTGAGCTGGAACTGTGCTGGAGGGGCTATCAGTCCTTTTGTTGTGTTCTTATATGCTGCCTTTACTTCCTTATGCCTTGTTATGTGGGATTTTCAACAACATATGGCAGGATATGCTGATCAGTTTAATGGTCGGTTATTGACCATAGACCATATATTAGTTAGGATTTCCTTTTAACTATTACAGTATTTTTGTCCATGGTTATGATGTTGTATGTCTGATATTTATTGCTGGAGTCCCATGGTGTTTTTGAGagttaaattaaaacaattatgCGATCGTTCTGTCTTGTTTAATCCTGCTTTTTTATTCCCCATACCTCTACACGTTTGTGTGTTTCAAGACTATCCTTTCTCACCACTGGTGAGCATGTAATTTTTCCAAACCCTCCCAGGGCTTGTTACTTGTAGTGGGCCTTTTGTGGTTAAAGTGGGTTGGACTGCATCTTGGCGTATTGGGTCTAAGTATTTTGAGTAAGGGAGTTAAGACCGGTCTAACTATAACTTAACTTGGTCCGACTTATGCGTAAGTTATGCCTTATTTGTCAGGAGCACGATTATGGCGGGTAAAATTGTTTCAAATGGATTGCGGTAAATAGATATgattaggggtgtccacgggtcggtccgggtcgggtttgtgcccaacccggaacCGACCCGCTCACATTGGGTGGGACGTTGAACGACCCGTCGCCGACCGCCGGCAACCTTAGATCGAGTCGGATCGGGCTCCGGTCCACAACAGTCGGGTCGGTCGAAGTCGGATCGAGTTTTAACCTCCAGATCTTCGCCGAATCCTCGTCGGAAATCGCCAAATTTTCGCCGGATCTCACCGAATCTTCTCTGGATCTTCGCCGGATCTGTTGATTTTTCTTCGGATCTGTGCGACAACCACGGGATCGAAGTAAGAAAGACCACCTCAAGCCCAGATTTGAATGAAAACTTCCATCTCATCGCCGGATCTTCGCCGTTCTTCACGGATCTTCGCCGTTCTTCACTGGATCTTCGCCGAATCTGTTGATTTTTCTTCGTATTTGTGTGACAACCACGGGATCGAAGCAAAAAACACCACCTCGAGCCCAGATTTGAGCGAAAACTTCCATCTCATCGCCGGATCTAACCAAAAACTACCAAATCTTCACCGAATTTGAGTGGTTCTAGGTAGATTCGGTCTTCTTTCACGGGATTCGACGGTCGGATCGGGTTCatcgggttttggagaagaaaaaccGCCATCCGACCCGCCTGAATCGGTTCTTCGTGGCGAAGACCCGCCGCCGACCGTCATCGGCGTCGGATCGGTCGGTTTTCGGGTCGGTCCGGACGGTTTGAACGGGTGGGTCGGTTTTCGGTTTCTGGTGGACAGCCCTAGATATGATAATAACAAGATAAGATAATGTACTTTgacatttttatttagttaaacaGATAATTCATGAAAAAGATAATCATAGTTTgacaacaattatttttataaaaaaagtaaggaaagcTGGGGGTAGTATATGAGTTgattgagagagaaaatgaatcaGATCAAGTCTGATCCGCAGGACCAAAACTAAAGAGGGAAGAATGTctcttctcaaagtgaataatctctCAAGGAGATCCTGTTGtgaaaattaattactttgaGGGAAGCAAATCTGAATGGTTGGTACACAAGAACATTCTGTGTCTTCAGCAGAGAGCAAGAttttgagagtgagagaaggaATCAACTTATTGGTTCATGCATGTTGTTCTAACtatctatgtttttctttcattcttttctaatattccctttttcttatatttttttctttcttaatcattgttttctatttcctaGCTTTCAAGTTTCCAATACTGTGATGTTTGTTGTCCTTGTTTCTGTACATGACAAGGGTCTCTTTATAGTGCCTGTCATGAtcggattttactattttagcccttaaTCACCTTtatctggtctgggtgtacttgTCGACCACCATTGGTTCGTCTGTGTGCCACTCCCTATCGCtagacaaaagaaaactattttgtttgtttgtctgccgTAACATCCTTTCTTGCTACGGTATGGGTGCATTCTCTTTCCCTATCCTTTATAGCATGTACCTAGTGATTCTAGCTCAGTTTTGCCCCTTTGGGTAGTATGTCATCCCAGTAAGACACTTCTCCCAAAAGGACCCTAACAAGAACCTTAAAATAGGttctcccctctccccaccgctaaatcatgccctcttacctctaACCCATGACCTCACTGTCCTGTGTTGGCTGAGTATAGGCTGGTGAGATTTGGGCCTTGTGTGTGTCTCTTTtccatgtatgtccaaaatTTGTCTGCTGTTTATGCATCTGCCGTGGTTGACTTGCACAGTTTACTGTCCGTTCTTGACCATTTTCTGGTTTCTCTTTCCTTTATGGCTTGCCTTATTCGGGGTTAGGCCTTACTTGATAGTGGGCTTTGGTTTTTCTTCAGCCCACCATTTTTCCTGCTACCATCTCTCGTCATATTACTCTATCATTCATGTTGCTAAGTTGTTTTACCTCAATTTGGTTGGACCTCTTTGGGTCTACCATTCATTCTTCTCCTAATGGCCCAGCAAAGCCATTGATTCTTTTGTTACATCACTAGCGGGCTCCTGCGTCTCATTTGTTTTCTCTTGGGCGTCCTGGGCCCGTTTGCTTctcttgggcttcctcggcccttttcttaactttgcatTACCATATGCTTTTACTGAATTCTTTgggcttccccggcccaatTACATTATTCCTCATCCTTGGGGTCCATAGGCTTACCATCGatcccttactttctttgctttcattacTTTGGACTTGTCGTgacccattctcacttttccacatcaCATACTATCCAtggtttgctttttctttttggactcctttaagcccatttacttcctcaagacccatttgtttatctcaTAGACCTGtaatccattattcctgccgcttgggttTAATAAGTTTTCTATCCGTTTGCCAACTCTTTTCTGTCCGTGTTGTTGGGCTTCTCCCTTCCACTTGGGTTTCCGAAATGGCCATCAACATTACTCATTTACTCATCTTGATTTGGGCATACTCTTTAAAATTAGGCCTTGTTGTAAAATTATCAAAGAATTGTAGGCTCTAAATCTAGGTGAGGAGGCACATGCAGTCTTTGTGGCAAGGAGAGTTTAAGATGATAATATTTCGGTCCACGACAATATCCATACAATGAACGCATATGAAACGCGAGTATGGTAAAATGGCTATAAAGGTTTGCCAATGAGAATAAATTTGAGTGCCATTTTTATTGTGTCTAAAAGTGCAACTGCTTTTGTTACCTGGGTGGGTTGGGTTAAACATATAGAGCATTTGTATCAgtctttgtaaaattttaaactacttttatttatttattttacaccattatttttacaaaatactcacatcaaattatctattatatATTCCATctgatataaatattttttatttttttttattttttactttgtacttTATGACTGATTTTCTTATCTTCTTATGTTTATTCTCATCTCTTcctcaaaaaaagtaaaaagttctCGCTGATCTCTCAGTTCTCTGCTCTTTTCATCGTAACAAAGCCAAACCTTCATGGCTAGAGCTCCATGGCCATGGCCAGACCTCACATAACCACCAAAAAGGTCAAAACCCACATAAATCAAACCCCTTCTTTTTCTAGCTCTCTAAACCCGAATTCCACCTAGCCTAGACCACGAAGGCCGAACACCATAGGTTCAGCCAATCGACCACCACAAACAAAAGGCTTTTAACTTTAAGTTCTCTCTTGGGTTTGGGGACTCAGTGATTTTGATTGGTTTTTGGTATTCTAAGTTGTGGGTGtaatttgatttgggttttggggtttgaGAAAGGTGGGATTTTTGGCTTGGGTGTGGTGGCTGGATGGTGGTTAGTGGTTGACTAGTTTTGTCTTgtttagaggaagagagagtgagtgagtgagatggagatggagaaaGGAGAGAGTTTGGGGAGGAGAGAAAAGGAGAGGTCTAATGAGGAGGTgagagaaaaaacaataaaaaattatttacacaGCTACAATACTTATGTATATTTACATGGTTACTATAATAGAGTGTATATTTACAAACTTATACACCCATTGATGTGGGTAGTTTTTGGAGAAAAGTGTGTAAATTTGACCACTTTTTGTATTATACACAGACTAGTGTGATTGCTCTATTGTATCTTGACCGAGATTTCCAACTTCCAAACATTTGACGTGGAACTCATCAAAGTTAATTCCATATAACACTTATCGCTCCGTAGTGCATATCAGTTACTATTGAGACACAGCAACAATTAATGGGGAACTTGGAAATCACAACCCAGGTGTCAAATAAGTCTTAAAGAGTGATGATTCTACCAATAATGTTTTACCCCTAGATTGTATTTTGAagttgccacttattttatTAAGGTATAAAACCAAGAAAACTGGCAAAGGAAATGAAATACTCCTTTATTTCGTTAAGAAATCCAATATTACACTGTAAtagaaggaaaacaaaaattataaagcgTACCTTCCTAGttaaaatctaagaaaattaCATGAGCTTAGTTCTTAGTTACATtccaaaatatgtaaaattacaCAGGAAAAACCTAGTTTTGAACCATTGATTTAAGATTgaagtttaaattattagatGGGAAGGAGTTAGGCATTTGTCTTGCCCAACCTAAATTGGTCTTATAGAAATTAATGACAATTTTTAGGGGTGTGCTTAGTTCGGTTTCAGTTGGTTTGTATAGGTATGGCCAACTGAAACCAAATATTTCGGTTTGTGAAATTCTCAATTGGAACCGACCGAAATGGCTGGAAAACCATCGGTTTCGGTGTATATCGGTTTCAGTCGGTTTCGGTCGGTTTTCGATTTTCCAAAGAAAGGGTTATTGAgattttcaaaaccctaaatttagtcacatataaaaaacaaagtaaTAGAGCAACAAAGAGAGAGCTAACgacagagaaagaaaaatttccAACAATATTAGTTCAACAATTTATAGTATTACATACAGAttctgttgacaccctattttgcaacccgtatttaacctcacatgaagggtaaaagggtaatttcacattggaaatatgtatcttgattctggtcattagatccttaattacatttcaccaaaatgatcttgatgttgtaatgatcaaatcgactggtcatgagccctaatcagaccattagattgaaagttatcatcaaatcaagttttaatggcagagatgcactattacaaattgagtctgactatatgtgattatgaacaattgatttcaattggttataaatataatcaatttgataTCGATGATGTgttataatttgattggttaggactacattttatagtagagttgcatacacctaattaactagatagttaaacattaattattcaacgagtaatttgtgcaattatcttttaattagagtaaatttagagccaattaagtttgaaatgggagtgattggagccatttaatgttaattgggagctaatttggggacctattattgttaattgtgctgaaaccattttctaacaaatgacctctgcttaccatttcattgatatctctcagaatattttgaatctgtgaatgaggttatttttcccagaaactagacattcggggcttcaatttgagcacaagaatgagacaattccgatcagaattgaggtagatatgatttttcaaagttggctctataggctgtgATAGCAgttacgggaaaaccgaattttggcttgcttctcactcccaccaatctttccatttaatgcaccggattttctcaaatgctaaaatgaggtctaggttcatgattccttttcaactctcattaaatggccttccattcatatttcctccaccactactatataaacccccctctccttcattcaaaagacacaaaaaaatccccctctcttctcttctcttgagttctagtgaagttgagtagtcttgtcatatcttggtcttcctgagactcaaggtattgagtgagactcactctccctctcctagttcttcttttcctccacccttaggacctccatcaagaatctCCTCATCCATtacatggatcttgcatgaaggtataatccccttccctaactgtttgcttatattgtcatgatgagaatttaagattaaagcatgataattctcttgaatatgtttgaatgttcttaattgttcttatgtgttcttcacacgttcttagttgttcatcacatgttcatgcatatcactagatttaatcttaaatccacatcaaaaatatgaaaaacatgtttgtttagtaattctttcaaatccttgaatctaggtttatcactatccacacacattcactagagttcattttttaatccaaacgttatgcttaataaattgaattagggtttatcacatgcacacatattaaattcaacatacaaattgattaacatattggatgatgtgatatgaatgttggccaccataatctagaagaccggtttcaccagGCAAggtaggtgcctaacaccttcccatcttgtaacataaccaccgagcttagatcaagggttagtagatcaaatacttatccatgtaattttttatttttagattgtaactaggaaataaagccatgtactttatcttaga is a genomic window of Quercus lobata isolate SW786 chromosome 2, ValleyOak3.0 Primary Assembly, whole genome shotgun sequence containing:
- the LOC115977026 gene encoding GTP-binding nuclear protein Ran-3-like, whose product is MALPNQQTVEYPSFKLVIVGDGGTGKTTFVKRHLTGEFEKKYEPTIGVEVHPLDFFTNCGKIRFYCWDTAGQEKFGGLRDGYYIHGQCAIIMFDVTARLTYKNVPTWHRDLCRVCENIPIVLCGNKVDVKNRQVKAKQVTFHRKKNLQYYEISAKSNYNFEKPFLYLARKLAGDPALHFVESPALAPPEVQIDLAAQQQHEAELQQAASQPLPDDDDDTFE